In Paracoccus aerodenitrificans, the following are encoded in one genomic region:
- a CDS encoding thioredoxin family protein, with protein sequence MAVSPPVCDFGADMPDFALPDPDGVLHDLKDLRGRNGTLVMFICNHCPYVQAVIDRIVRDASELQRDHGIGVVAISANDVADYPQDAPEHMKEEARRHGFTFPYLYDETQDVAKRYGAECTPDFFGYNADGKLQYRGRLDASGRKPGPEDAKRELFDAMVQIAQTKKGPRDQTASMGCSIKWKS encoded by the coding sequence ATGGCCGTCTCACCTCCGGTTTGCGATTTCGGTGCCGATATGCCGGATTTCGCGCTGCCTGATCCTGATGGCGTTCTGCATGATCTGAAGGATCTGCGCGGCAGGAATGGCACTCTGGTGATGTTCATCTGCAATCACTGTCCCTATGTGCAGGCTGTGATCGACCGCATCGTGCGCGACGCGTCAGAGTTGCAGCGGGATCACGGGATCGGCGTTGTCGCGATCTCGGCCAATGATGTGGCGGATTATCCTCAGGATGCGCCAGAGCATATGAAGGAAGAAGCCCGCAGACACGGATTTACCTTTCCGTATCTGTATGACGAAACACAGGATGTCGCGAAAAGATACGGCGCGGAATGCACACCGGATTTCTTCGGCTATAACGCCGATGGAAAACTTCAATATCGCGGGCGTCTGGACGCATCGGGCCGCAAACCGGGACCCGAGGACGCAAAGCGCGAATTATTCGACGCAATGGTTCAGATCGCGCAAACAAAAAAAGGCCCGCGCGATCAGACAGCCTCGATGGGCTGTTCGATCAAGTGGAAAAGCTGA
- a CDS encoding arsenate reductase family protein, translating to MPKSLKMYGLDYCSTVQKARKELEEAGWQIEFHDVKQETPSKAQWSDMLESFGEKLVNRASLTWRGMSEEERAASPEDMLSAKPPLMKRPAIEADGQHYLGWTKNVKRALGVEA from the coding sequence ATGCCCAAGTCATTGAAAATGTACGGACTCGACTATTGTTCGACAGTCCAGAAAGCCCGGAAAGAGCTTGAAGAGGCGGGTTGGCAGATCGAGTTTCACGATGTGAAACAGGAAACCCCCAGCAAGGCTCAATGGTCGGACATGCTGGAATCGTTCGGTGAAAAACTGGTGAACCGGGCCAGTCTGACATGGCGCGGCATGTCCGAGGAAGAACGCGCCGCCAGCCCCGAAGACATGCTGTCCGCCAAGCCGCCGCTGATGAAACGGCCCGCAATCGAGGCCGATGGCCAGCATTATCTGGGCTGGACCAAAAACGTCAAACGCGCCCTCGGCGTTGAGGCCTGA
- a CDS encoding DUF3422 family protein — protein sequence MDRNLDHPLRTTMVNELHARPSPRIEAPCHAVYLAFKETGDAASRDRARDVAHLSALAQRHGAPRPSEGDSHYSATLGRHRVIWESHTEFVSYTAIAEGVPPQPYDPACGAVFSADWQVAAPGRRVTAVMIRVEMMPEDDAQIDRDLADWFSRESLAAFEVLDRSAIVASDFRIDPDGWMRFAVFVRPGTRASRIGRIIQRICEIETYRAMSMLGLERARRLSSRLNELEPDLTAMVDGMESGGSEATLHRLLSVASQLESLATQSAFRFGATRAYEAIVDDRVKALREERYKDRQLLEEFMTRRYDPAMRTVRSTEARLNRMLERTGRAGELLRTRVEVDRSAQNQLVLESMDRRAELQLRLQHTVEGLSVVAISYYAVGLLGYMAAPLADAAGIGKNVLMALATPIVVGLVWLGLRRLKAAIHHS from the coding sequence ATGGATCGGAATCTGGACCACCCTCTGCGCACCACGATGGTGAATGAACTGCATGCGCGGCCCTCGCCCCGGATCGAGGCGCCGTGCCATGCGGTGTATCTGGCCTTCAAGGAAACCGGCGATGCGGCGTCGCGCGACAGGGCGCGGGATGTCGCGCATCTTTCGGCTCTGGCGCAGCGGCACGGAGCGCCCCGGCCCTCGGAAGGGGACAGCCATTATTCGGCCACTCTGGGCCGACATCGCGTGATCTGGGAAAGCCATACCGAGTTCGTCAGCTATACCGCCATCGCCGAGGGAGTGCCGCCGCAGCCCTACGATCCGGCCTGCGGGGCGGTGTTTTCAGCCGATTGGCAGGTGGCGGCGCCGGGCCGCCGGGTCACCGCGGTCATGATCCGGGTCGAGATGATGCCGGAAGATGACGCCCAGATCGATCGCGACCTGGCCGACTGGTTCAGCCGCGAAAGCCTTGCTGCTTTCGAGGTGCTGGACCGCTCGGCCATCGTCGCATCGGATTTCCGCATTGATCCCGATGGCTGGATGCGTTTCGCCGTCTTCGTCCGTCCGGGAACGCGGGCCAGCCGGATCGGCCGGATCATCCAGCGAATCTGCGAGATCGAGACCTATCGCGCCATGTCCATGCTGGGGCTGGAACGCGCACGTCGCCTGTCATCACGGCTGAATGAGCTTGAACCGGATCTGACGGCGATGGTGGACGGAATGGAAAGCGGTGGCTCGGAAGCGACGCTGCACCGCCTGTTAAGCGTGGCGTCGCAGCTTGAATCGCTGGCGACCCAAAGCGCGTTCCGCTTTGGCGCGACTCGAGCCTATGAGGCCATCGTCGATGATCGCGTCAAGGCGCTGCGGGAAGAACGCTATAAGGACAGGCAGTTGCTGGAAGAATTCATGACCCGCCGCTATGATCCGGCGATGCGGACAGTGCGCTCGACCGAAGCGCGTCTGAACCGGATGCTGGAGAGAACGGGCAGGGCAGGCGAATTGCTCCGCACCCGGGTCGAGGTTGATCGCAGCGCCCAGAACCAGCTTGTGCTGGAAAGCATGGATCGCCGCGCCGAGTTACAATTGCGTCTTCAGCACACGGTCGAGGGGCTTTCGGTGGTTGCCATCAGCTATTACGCGGTCGGATTGCTTGGTTATATGGCCGCGCCGCTGGCGGATGCAGCCGGGATCGGTAAGAACGTACTGATGGCGCTTGCCACTCCGATTGTCGTGGGGCTTGTGTGGCTGGGGCTACGCAGGCTGAAAGCCGCGATCCATCATTCGTGA
- a CDS encoding L,D-transpeptidase family protein produces the protein MRRNFLKLMLGGASLLAIAGCGGGPAKSKFKTYNGPPVTRVELYKSQRMMRLFSGTTVLKQYDFGLGFAPVGNKLYEGDGKTPEGLYYVDRRNPNSRYYLSVGINYPNEQDKARALAAGVQVGSDIFIHGQGPEGRVATKRDWTAGCIAVTDDEIEDIYAMVKDGTPVMIYP, from the coding sequence ATGCGGCGCAATTTCCTGAAGCTCATGCTGGGTGGGGCCAGTCTGCTGGCGATTGCCGGCTGCGGGGGCGGGCCTGCAAAGTCCAAATTCAAGACCTATAACGGCCCTCCGGTCACGCGGGTCGAGTTGTATAAATCGCAACGCATGATGCGGCTGTTTTCCGGGACCACGGTGCTGAAGCAATATGATTTCGGACTGGGTTTCGCGCCGGTCGGCAACAAGCTGTATGAGGGTGACGGAAAAACGCCGGAAGGTCTGTATTATGTCGACCGGCGCAATCCTAACAGCCGTTATTACCTCTCGGTCGGGATCAACTACCCGAATGAGCAGGACAAAGCGCGTGCGCTTGCCGCCGGGGTTCAGGTCGGCAGCGATATCTTCATCCACGGTCAGGGCCCCGAGGGGCGCGTGGCCACCAAGCGCGACTGGACAGCCGGCTGTATCGCGGTCACGGATGACGAGATCGAGGACATTTATGCCATGGTGAAAGATGGCACGCCGGTGATGATCTATCCCTGA
- a CDS encoding carboxymuconolactone decarboxylase family protein: MTDTHLQQGQTIAERLNPGLRDALSAKYDAMLPGMADSLIEWAYGHAYAREGLDLKTRQLCTVAALTALGGQTGPQLKVNIAHTLAAGASPREITEAIWQMAVYGGMPAAINGLNAAAEVFAEKGIAPDQG; the protein is encoded by the coding sequence ATGACCGACACACATCTGCAACAGGGCCAGACCATCGCCGAACGGCTTAACCCCGGATTGCGAGACGCGCTTTCCGCGAAATACGACGCAATGCTGCCCGGCATGGCCGACAGTCTGATCGAATGGGCCTATGGTCATGCCTATGCGCGTGAGGGGCTGGACCTGAAAACCCGCCAGCTTTGCACCGTCGCGGCGCTGACCGCGCTTGGCGGGCAGACCGGGCCACAACTGAAGGTGAATATCGCCCACACGCTCGCCGCCGGAGCATCCCCGCGTGAGATCACCGAGGCGATCTGGCAGATGGCGGTCTATGGCGGGATGCCTGCCGCCATAAACGGGCTGAACGCCGCGGCTGAGGTCTTTGCCGAGAAAGGGATTGCGCCGGATCAGGGATAG
- a CDS encoding MerR family transcriptional regulator gives MKIGEVAKRTGLSIDTLRFYEKIGLIDQPLRDGAGRRDYGADMLEWIAFLGRLNATGMKQADRVRYADLRRKGDATLAMRRDMIEAHRRQVVQQIAMLTDSLDFLDAKIETYRDMERDYDRHTSATGPDHRRTA, from the coding sequence ATGAAGATCGGAGAGGTCGCGAAACGCACCGGGCTCAGCATCGACACGCTGCGCTTTTACGAAAAGATCGGGTTGATTGACCAGCCCCTTCGTGACGGGGCAGGGCGGCGCGATTATGGCGCGGATATGCTGGAATGGATCGCCTTTCTGGGCCGTCTGAACGCAACCGGCATGAAACAGGCCGACCGGGTCCGTTATGCGGATCTGAGGCGGAAGGGCGATGCGACACTGGCGATGCGCCGCGACATGATCGAAGCGCATCGGCGGCAGGTTGTGCAGCAGATCGCGATGCTGACCGACTCACTGGATTTTCTCGATGCCAAGATCGAAACCTATCGTGACATGGAACGGGATTATGACCGACACACATCTGCAACAGGGCCAGACCATCGCCGAACGGCTTAA
- a CDS encoding NAD(P)(+) transhydrogenase (Re/Si-specific) subunit beta, whose product MEYGFTTAAYVVAAILFILSLGGLSGQESAKRAIWYGIAGMALAVLATLFGPGAGNWWLSVILIAIGGGIGWVIAKRVQMTEMPQLVAAMHSLVGLAAVFVGFNAQLELGRVLRARADASADGAAIVGEDGAIRPLAEMFRGFAEVLTTKTPAEINMLQIEVFLGVFIGAVTFTGSIVAFGKLAGKIGGKPTKLPGGHMLNAGAAILSLILGLLYIGDVGPSFFWLILIALLACFIGWHLIMGIGGADMPVVVSMLNSYSGWAAAAIGFTLSNDLLIVTGALVGSSGAILSYIMCKAMNRNFVNVILGGFGGDAGPAMEIEGEQVAIDADGVASALNEADSVIIVPGYGMAVAQAQQAVSELTRKLRSAGKEVRFAIHPVAGRLPGHMNVLLAEAKVPYDIVLEMEEINDDFPNTDVVIVIGSNDIVNPAAQDDPNSPIAGMPVLEVWKAKNVFVSKRGQGTGYSGIENPLFFKENTRMFYGDAKDSINALLPLIE is encoded by the coding sequence ATGGAATACGGATTTACGACAGCCGCTTATGTCGTCGCGGCAATTCTGTTCATCCTCTCGCTTGGGGGATTGTCCGGGCAGGAAAGCGCCAAACGCGCAATCTGGTACGGCATTGCGGGCATGGCACTTGCCGTGCTGGCAACGCTGTTCGGTCCCGGCGCGGGGAATTGGTGGCTTTCTGTCATCCTGATCGCCATTGGCGGCGGGATCGGCTGGGTCATCGCGAAACGCGTGCAGATGACCGAGATGCCGCAGCTTGTTGCGGCGATGCATTCTCTGGTCGGTCTGGCGGCGGTGTTTGTCGGCTTCAACGCGCAGCTTGAACTGGGCCGCGTGTTGCGGGCCAGGGCGGATGCCTCGGCCGATGGGGCCGCCATCGTGGGCGAGGACGGCGCCATCAGGCCGCTGGCAGAGATGTTCCGCGGTTTTGCCGAAGTGCTGACCACCAAGACCCCGGCCGAGATCAATATGCTTCAGATCGAGGTGTTTCTGGGCGTCTTCATCGGCGCGGTGACCTTTACCGGCTCCATCGTCGCTTTTGGCAAGCTGGCCGGGAAGATCGGCGGAAAGCCCACGAAATTGCCGGGCGGTCATATGCTGAACGCAGGTGCCGCGATCCTGTCGCTGATCCTCGGGCTTCTGTATATCGGCGATGTCGGCCCGTCCTTCTTCTGGCTGATCCTGATCGCGCTTCTTGCCTGCTTTATCGGCTGGCATCTGATCATGGGGATCGGCGGCGCGGATATGCCGGTCGTGGTTTCGATGCTGAACAGCTATTCCGGTTGGGCGGCGGCGGCGATCGGCTTTACGCTGTCGAATGACCTTCTGATCGTAACCGGCGCTCTGGTCGGGTCGTCGGGTGCGATCCTGTCCTATATCATGTGCAAGGCGATGAACCGGAATTTCGTCAACGTGATCCTTGGCGGGTTCGGAGGCGATGCCGGCCCGGCGATGGAAATCGAGGGCGAGCAGGTGGCGATTGACGCGGATGGCGTGGCCTCGGCCCTGAATGAGGCCGACAGCGTCATTATCGTGCCGGGTTACGGCATGGCAGTGGCGCAGGCACAGCAGGCTGTATCGGAACTGACCCGCAAGCTGCGTTCTGCCGGAAAAGAGGTTCGCTTCGCGATCCACCCGGTCGCGGGCCGTCTGCCGGGCCATATGAATGTGCTGCTGGCCGAGGCGAAAGTGCCTTACGACATTGTGCTGGAGATGGAGGAAATCAACGATGATTTCCCGAATACGGATGTGGTCATCGTGATCGGCTCGAACGATATTGTGAACCCGGCGGCGCAGGACGATCCGAACAGCCCGATTGCAGGTATGCCGGTGCTGGAGGTCTGGAAGGCCAAGAATGTCTTCGTGTCCAAGCGCGGGCAGGGGACGGGCTATTCCGGCATCGAAAATCCGCTGTTCTTCAAGGAAAATACGCGGATGTTCTATGGCGATGCGAAGGACTCGATCAACGCACTGCTGCCGCTGATCGAATAA
- a CDS encoding Re/Si-specific NAD(P)(+) transhydrogenase subunit alpha, which produces MKIGALKESHDGEARVAITPASTAYLKKLGYDVFVESGAGARAGFSDSDYQSAGVKVLASAKELTDTVDIVAKVRQPKEDEIRQMREGQTLISHFWPAQNPDLLELAKEQGITAIAMDMVPRISRAQKMDALSSMANIAGYRAVIEAANNFGRFFTGQVTAAGKVPPAKVLVVGAGVAGLAAIGAATSLGAQVYAFDVRPEVAEQIESMGAEFVYLDFEETQTDGAATGGYAAPSSPEFREKQLEKFRELAPDMDIVITTALIPGRDAPVLWTKDMVEAMKTGSVIVDLAAEKGGNCELTIPDEKHVTENGVTIIGYTDFPSRMATQSSELYGNNIRHFMTDLTPEKDGQVVQNMEDDVIRGATVVHDHDITYPPPKPKVAAIAAQKPKEKKKELTPEERRAAEVAAFKAETKSQVTLLAGGAAVVLLVGLVAPASFMSHFIVFVLACFVGFRVIWNVAHSLHTPLMAITNAISSIIILGALMQIGSGHWLVVILGALAVLMAGVNIFGGFLVTRRMLAMFQKS; this is translated from the coding sequence ATGAAAATAGGCGCCTTGAAGGAAAGCCATGACGGCGAGGCGAGGGTGGCGATCACGCCTGCATCGACGGCATATCTGAAAAAACTCGGATACGATGTCTTTGTCGAGTCCGGTGCTGGGGCGAGGGCCGGTTTCTCGGATTCCGATTACCAGTCAGCGGGCGTCAAGGTTCTGGCCTCGGCGAAAGAGCTGACCGATACGGTCGATATCGTCGCCAAGGTCCGCCAGCCCAAGGAAGACGAGATCCGGCAGATGCGCGAGGGGCAGACGCTGATTTCGCATTTCTGGCCCGCGCAGAACCCCGATCTGCTGGAACTAGCCAAGGAACAGGGCATCACCGCCATTGCGATGGATATGGTGCCACGCATCAGCCGTGCGCAGAAGATGGACGCGCTGTCCTCGATGGCGAATATTGCCGGTTATCGCGCGGTGATCGAGGCTGCGAATAATTTCGGGCGCTTCTTCACCGGGCAGGTGACGGCGGCGGGCAAGGTGCCTCCGGCCAAGGTTCTGGTGGTCGGGGCAGGGGTCGCGGGTCTTGCCGCGATCGGTGCCGCGACCAGCCTTGGCGCTCAGGTCTATGCGTTCGATGTACGCCCCGAAGTGGCCGAACAGATCGAGTCGATGGGCGCCGAATTCGTCTATCTGGATTTTGAGGAAACGCAGACCGATGGTGCGGCAACAGGCGGCTATGCAGCGCCGTCCAGCCCCGAATTCCGGGAAAAGCAGCTTGAGAAATTCCGCGAGCTGGCACCCGATATGGATATCGTCATCACCACGGCGCTGATCCCGGGCCGCGACGCTCCGGTGCTGTGGACGAAAGACATGGTCGAGGCGATGAAGACCGGCAGCGTCATCGTCGATCTGGCCGCCGAGAAGGGCGGCAATTGCGAGCTGACCATTCCCGACGAAAAACACGTTACGGAAAATGGCGTGACAATCATCGGCTATACCGATTTTCCGTCGCGCATGGCCACGCAGTCATCGGAGCTTTACGGCAATAATATCCGCCATTTCATGACCGATCTGACCCCGGAAAAAGATGGACAGGTCGTGCAGAACATGGAGGACGATGTGATCCGCGGCGCGACGGTCGTTCATGATCATGACATCACCTATCCGCCGCCCAAGCCCAAAGTGGCCGCCATTGCAGCGCAGAAACCGAAGGAAAAGAAGAAAGAACTGACCCCGGAAGAACGCCGGGCCGCCGAGGTTGCGGCCTTCAAGGCTGAAACCAAAAGTCAGGTTACCCTGCTGGCGGGCGGCGCGGCGGTGGTGCTTCTGGTCGGGCTTGTCGCTCCGGCCAGCTTCATGTCGCATTTCATCGTCTTCGTTCTAGCCTGTTTCGTGGGCTTCCGGGTGATCTGGAATGTCGCCCATTCGCTGCATACGCCGCTGATGGCGATCACGAATGCGATTTCCTCGATCATCATTCTGGGTGCACTGATGCAGATCGGCTCGGGCCACTGGCTGGTGGTGATCCTGGGTGCGCTTGCCGTGCTGATGGCAGGCGTAAATATTTTCGGTGGCTTCCTCGTCACCCGCCGCATGCTGGCGATGTTCCAGAAATCGTAA
- the pepN gene encoding aminopeptidase N, with amino-acid sequence MNESRPSQTPTVLSDYRPYPFLLHRTRLAFDLDPKATKIRAELEFERRDNGSLVLDIGQGVDLRSLSIDGAQPDASQWRREGETLTIDAPNGAFTLITECVIDPSANTACEGLYLSNGMFCTQCEAEGFRHITPYPDRPDVMAPFEVTIRSDLPVLLSNGNPVTQAEGHAVWNDPWPKPAYLFALVAGDLRAVSGDFTTQSGKQVDLNIWVRPGDEPRAGYALESLIRSMKWDEDVYGREYDLDVFNIVAVDDFNMGAMENKGLNIFNSKLVLASPETATDADYERIEGVIGHEYFHNWTGNRITCRDWFQLCLKEGLTVFRDQQFTSDMRSPAVKRIEDVLALRSRQFREDQGPLAHPVRPESYIEINNFYTATVYEKGAELIGMLKRLVGDDGYRKALNLYFDRHDGDAATIEDWLTVFEDATGRDLTQFKRWYTDAGTPVLTMQEDWDGTGRLTLRFSQQTPPTPGQTDKPPRVIPIAVGLISPNGDEVVPTTVLEMTAAEQEFTFDGLATRPVVSALRGFSAPVVLKRNLDASGRAFLLAHDTDSFARWEAGRQLARDTLVAMVAGAEPDREYLGAVGQLLADGAADPAFLALCLRLPPEEEIAVAIADADDIPDPDAIHAAREKLATQIATTHEDTLRAIYRENAVAGTYRPDAESAGKRSLRLAALDLLNRVDGGKAAQDLYRSADNMTERSAALSRLIAVGQADEALTSFYKDFKDVRLVVDKWFMLQLAFARPEDAVAVARDLAAHPDFDWKNPNRFRALIGGLTENHAGFHAADGSGYDFLAEWLLRMDSVNPQIAARMSSAFESWTRYDNLRQERAKAALDRILDAPDLSRNLSEMVTRLREAA; translated from the coding sequence ATGAACGAATCCCGGCCCAGTCAAACTCCGACGGTTCTGAGCGATTACCGGCCCTATCCGTTCCTACTGCACAGGACGCGGCTTGCCTTTGACCTCGATCCGAAAGCGACAAAAATCCGGGCAGAGCTTGAGTTCGAGCGCCGTGATAACGGATCTCTGGTGCTGGATATCGGTCAGGGGGTGGATCTGCGCAGCCTGTCGATTGACGGGGCGCAACCCGACGCCTCGCAATGGCGGCGCGAGGGTGAGACGCTGACCATCGATGCCCCGAACGGTGCATTCACGCTGATAACGGAATGCGTGATCGACCCGTCCGCGAATACCGCCTGCGAGGGGCTTTATCTCTCGAATGGCATGTTCTGCACCCAATGCGAAGCCGAGGGGTTCCGCCATATCACCCCCTATCCCGACCGCCCGGATGTGATGGCCCCGTTCGAGGTCACCATTCGCTCTGACCTGCCGGTGCTTCTGTCGAATGGCAATCCCGTCACCCAGGCGGAAGGACATGCGGTCTGGAACGATCCCTGGCCGAAACCTGCCTATCTCTTTGCGCTTGTGGCAGGCGATCTGAGGGCGGTGTCGGGGGATTTCACCACGCAATCCGGCAAGCAGGTCGACCTGAACATCTGGGTCCGCCCCGGAGATGAGCCACGTGCGGGTTATGCACTGGAAAGCCTCATCCGCTCGATGAAATGGGATGAGGATGTCTATGGTCGCGAATATGATCTGGATGTTTTCAATATCGTTGCCGTGGATGATTTCAACATGGGCGCGATGGAAAACAAGGGTCTGAATATCTTCAATTCGAAGCTGGTTCTGGCCTCTCCCGAAACTGCGACGGATGCGGATTACGAACGCATCGAAGGCGTGATCGGGCATGAGTATTTCCACAACTGGACCGGCAACCGCATCACCTGCCGCGACTGGTTCCAGCTTTGCCTGAAAGAGGGGCTGACCGTATTCCGCGACCAGCAGTTCACCTCGGATATGCGCAGCCCCGCGGTCAAGCGGATCGAGGATGTGCTTGCCCTCCGCTCGCGCCAGTTTCGCGAGGATCAGGGGCCGCTCGCACATCCGGTCCGCCCGGAATCCTATATCGAGATCAATAATTTCTACACTGCGACCGTCTATGAAAAAGGTGCCGAGCTGATCGGCATGCTGAAACGGCTGGTGGGCGATGATGGCTATCGCAAGGCGCTGAACCTGTATTTCGACCGTCATGACGGCGATGCCGCCACGATCGAGGACTGGCTGACCGTGTTCGAGGATGCGACCGGCCGCGATCTGACGCAGTTCAAACGCTGGTATACCGATGCGGGAACGCCGGTTCTGACGATGCAGGAAGACTGGGACGGGACAGGTCGGCTGACGCTGCGCTTCTCTCAGCAGACGCCGCCGACACCGGGCCAGACCGACAAACCGCCCCGCGTGATTCCGATTGCGGTCGGGCTGATCTCTCCGAATGGCGATGAGGTCGTGCCGACAACCGTGCTGGAGATGACGGCGGCAGAACAGGAGTTCACCTTTGACGGGCTTGCCACGCGTCCGGTCGTCTCGGCCCTGCGCGGTTTTTCGGCGCCGGTTGTGCTAAAGCGGAATCTCGATGCGTCGGGTCGCGCCTTCCTGCTGGCACATGACACCGATTCCTTTGCAAGATGGGAAGCCGGACGTCAGCTTGCCCGCGATACGCTTGTCGCGATGGTCGCCGGGGCCGAACCGGACCGCGAATATCTTGGCGCGGTTGGGCAGCTTCTTGCCGATGGCGCTGCCGATCCGGCGTTCCTCGCGCTGTGCCTGCGCCTGCCCCCGGAAGAGGAAATCGCCGTCGCGATTGCCGATGCCGACGACATACCGGACCCGGATGCAATTCACGCCGCGCGTGAGAAACTGGCCACGCAGATCGCAACCACCCACGAGGACACGCTGAGGGCGATCTATCGCGAAAACGCAGTGGCGGGCACATACCGCCCCGACGCCGAATCGGCGGGAAAACGGTCGCTTCGGCTGGCGGCGCTTGATCTTCTGAACCGGGTCGATGGCGGCAAAGCCGCGCAGGATCTGTATCGCAGCGCAGATAATATGACCGAGCGGTCCGCGGCGCTGTCACGGCTGATCGCAGTGGGGCAAGCCGATGAGGCGCTGACATCGTTCTATAAAGATTTCAAAGATGTCAGGCTGGTTGTCGATAAATGGTTCATGTTGCAGCTTGCTTTCGCACGGCCCGAAGATGCGGTCGCCGTCGCCCGCGATCTGGCTGCGCATCCCGATTTCGACTGGAAGAACCCGAACCGGTTCCGGGCGCTGATCGGCGGTCTGACGGAGAATCATGCCGGATTTCATGCGGCAGACGGCTCCGGGTATGATTTCCTGGCCGAATGGCTGTTGCGCATGGATTCCGTGAACCCGCAAATCGCCGCACGCATGTCGAGCGCCTTTGAAAGCTGGACACGTTATGATAATCTCCGTCAGGAACGTGCGAAAGCTGCTCTGGACAGGATTCTTGATGCCCCTGATCTGTCACGAAACCTTTCGGAAATGGTCACACGTCTCCGGGAAGCCGCATAA
- a CDS encoding 1-acyl-sn-glycerol-3-phosphate acyltransferase: MERALASSRDEMQRRLDPLIEERAPWLFSGRLHHRIARRLLMQMLGYPRTLDLGAEFSDKSTAEIFQRMEEMIIRDLEVAGLEHIPRDGPALIVANHPTGIADGIVMFSLIRRVRPDLFIYTNQDILRVLPQLDDMIVPVEWRIEKRSHAKTRATMEQTRAWLAEDRIGLIFPSGRLAKRKRLTLHERPWMASAAMIARKMGVPVIPLRIRARNSILFYLFDAIHPTLRDVTLFHEVLNKAGQQYQVTIGAPVAAKSLPSKSDEAIEMLRRIVLSLPEPDDTIPVSTSRLVKRRIIRHI; this comes from the coding sequence ATGGAACGTGCCTTGGCATCCTCGCGTGACGAAATGCAACGTCGCCTCGATCCGCTTATAGAAGAGCGGGCGCCCTGGCTGTTTTCCGGGCGTCTGCATCACCGCATCGCCCGCCGTTTGCTTATGCAGATGCTTGGCTATCCCAGGACGCTGGATCTGGGGGCGGAGTTCTCGGATAAATCCACGGCGGAAATCTTCCAGCGCATGGAAGAGATGATTATCCGCGATCTTGAGGTTGCCGGGCTGGAACATATTCCACGCGACGGACCGGCCCTGATCGTCGCCAATCATCCAACCGGGATTGCCGATGGCATCGTGATGTTCTCGCTTATCAGACGGGTCCGGCCCGATCTGTTCATCTATACAAATCAGGATATTCTCCGCGTCCTGCCACAACTTGACGACATGATCGTTCCGGTCGAATGGCGTATTGAAAAGCGCAGCCACGCCAAGACCCGCGCAACGATGGAGCAAACCCGTGCCTGGCTGGCCGAGGATCGCATCGGTCTGATCTTTCCCTCGGGGCGTCTGGCAAAGCGCAAGAGGCTGACCCTGCATGAGCGTCCGTGGATGGCCTCTGCCGCAATGATCGCGCGAAAGATGGGCGTGCCGGTGATTCCGCTGCGGATACGGGCGCGGAACTCGATCCTGTTTTACCTGTTCGACGCGATCCACCCGACCTTGCGCGACGTGACCCTGTTCCATGAGGTGCTGAACAAGGCCGGGCAGCAATATCAGGTCACAATCGGTGCGCCCGTGGCGGCCAAATCCCTGCCCTCGAAAAGCGATGAGGCAATCGAGATGCTGCGCCGCATCGTTCTGTCGCTGCCCGAACCGGATGACACGATCCCGGTTTCGACCTCACGTCTGGTCAAGCGGCGGATTATCCGGCACATCTGA